The Sorghum bicolor cultivar BTx623 chromosome 6, Sorghum_bicolor_NCBIv3, whole genome shotgun sequence genome contains the following window.
gaccagtcgtgcgccacacgtcttcatcctgtgggccgagccacctctgatggtgcggcccatataggcccatgaggctataggggtttatacccccacaatggtgatgcaagaagacacagagatttatcctggttcgggcaagagaaggccctacgtccagctgggggagagagtttgtattatcttgcacctaagtgcttgtacaggggtgaatacaagcgtggtatgaagtgaggagttctactgcgtatgagcgtggtgttgTGTCttgtgttctattcctgagtccctccttttatagttccaaggagagacccaggctacatgtataggcgtcagaataggagtcgatagcagtatggagcgctgacctactcgaggcctccgtaccggcatggcctcgagccgtcccatcttaatagcctggtgatgattacgcgtgcccctgcattctgctctgcgcgccgtcttgtactggttcaacggtcgcatgctcgtacggtttggcggcaaatccggcggagtggttgcggcgtGGCCAGTCGACGTCCGAgccgtccccaggaaggaaccatgtttagtcgagggtcggacgccgtacgacgtCCTGATGTCGGAGCGCGGACCTTGgctacctcgagggggtcttggttagacgtgccatctctgtttcccacgtcctgacacgccctgggccaTTTGgtagggaaggctgcaaaaagatcgatgggacggatgcctgttccctatcacgcctcccgtgacccgtgtgttaggtggggaagcatcaggcgcatttaatgccccggctcgcgtgcgcgcgtcaggcggcgggcggcgtccttgcgctcgacgcctcccggttcgcgtgagcctgttccgtattcgacggtaaccagagctcgacgcctgattgattcgctcgacgctatttccgtcttcgaggctgtggcCGTCGATGGCTGCGCATACGTACGGATGGAGCGTCGAATCGTGGGCCTCGTCCTACGTACGGATAACCTTgttatatgccttggtgagggtaccccttgttgataccctcgacaggcttctactggccaacggccatagctaacgccatcgagctcgtatgctcgtgccatgggtgtcaatttgacgccaagcagacgcatcttcccgcccatgctctccagatgatccccatcacgtggccgttCGCGGTGTGGGGACTCGACCTAGTGGGGCCTCTACAGAAGGCAGCAGggggatacacccatttgctggtggccatcgacaaattctccaaatggatcgaggctcgaaccatcacgaacatccgctttgagcaggccgtccttttcttcaccgacatcatccaccggtctgggattcccaacgtcatcatcaccgacaacggctctcagttcaccggcaaaaagttcttggactccTGTGACCGGCATCGCATCCGTGTGAACTAGtccgcagtggcccaccctcaaactaacggccaggtcgagtgtgccaacggcatgattgtgcaggggctcaaaccaagaatctacaaccggttgaagaaattcggcaagaaatgggtcgaagagctctcttcagtcctatggagcttaaggacgacgcctAGCAGGGCCACGAAATATACCCCAtttttcatggtctacggctccgaggccgtgcttCTAACAGATCTCGAGTACGGGTCTCCTCGACTCAAAGCCTGCAATGAGcagtcaaataaggagactcgagagaacgtggtcgaccagctcgaggaagctcgagacatagcCCACCTCAATTCTGCCAGATACCAACAGAAGCTTCAACGATACcatgacaagcacgtgcgcaaacgAGATCTAAACGTGGGCGATCTTgtcctacggcggcggcaaagcaaccaagggcgccacaaactgactccgccctgggagagcccatacgtggtggccgaggtcctgaagccagggacatacaagctcgtggaagaaaaaggggcggtcttcaccaacgcgtggaacatcgaacagctacgtcgattctacccctagaatttcaaagctttatgttcccatgtacattctgtaccaggaccttatgaatgaatgcatgaatggataagatctttccctcgaatAATTTACTTTTTCATTGGTCGAAATCTCgatgttagaagggagtaccaactacggccgatcatagtcgataccccctcgggggctagcagggggaacCCCCCCAAGTTCCTAAAAACTGAACGATTTTTTCATTTAAATATGACTCACACGGTCGAGTAgtaaaggcacctcgagccccttaagggccgagagacaacgagcctgaggactcctacgcccccgggctatggtaactctactcgctccctcaccctcgagacaATCAAGGTCGCCTTAACGAAAAATCAAACGGGGAATACAGACGTAGGcaaaaaggaaacaaaagaggGTGTGAACAAAGGAATAAGCAAATATTCAGAGATCTTATAAACCACTCAAAACACAGTAACACTTAAGACAGAATAATAAGTACTGTACAAGGGGCCTTAGCACCCAtagtaggctcgcaggcctcagtctgcATCTCGGCCCTCACGACCCCCGTctacgcccgagctagtctcgggaggaagtacttccggctcgaacagcctcgccagcctttccccaggagcctccgcgtcgtcgatcaaggcatggtgcctctcctcgttctctgcgtcggtcttggaaatgtcggtgacaaagccgtaggacaccacctccatatcataggaaaagcctgagcagacaaccgccattgcccgcttcaccccggtatgaagagcgtcccgcacccggtccctcagcgtaGCACCTAGATAGCATAGatgatcgaccagtgcgtcgcctcgagccacctccctcgactcgtccatgggctcgagctcccaggaggccgagagatcgcttatcgccgttcgCAGCCGACCGTTtaaagcgacctccccctcgagctgagccttggtggagcgggcctcgacttgagcaGCAAGAAGCTCATCTTTAAGCCCAACAAAGACCGACACAGAGAAGTTAGATAACACAAAGTACGCTATGGAAAGGAAACACGAGGGTAGAATAATACCGCGAATCTTCTCCTCCAGGGCTGTATTCTCACCAACAAggtcggtgttggccctctcgatccctTTGTAGGAGCGAGACAAGTCGGTATTGGCAACCCGCAGgtcttcgatcaccttgcccaCCTACACAATGGCTCCATCTTTCTCCAACAACGCTCTCTTCAGAcagtcgacgtcgtcagagaggcgGCGAGATCGAGcctgctccgcctcgagatcctcgagggccttATTCTTGGCTTCCTCTGTGGCGCTCCGAGCAATCTCGCCCTTCACGCACTCAACCTTCATCTCCTGGAATGCCTCTAGAGCAGAGGCGAGGTCAGCCTTGATAAGGACCTTTTCCTTGTCAAGATCGGCAGCTGCATCCTTGTAGAATGCATCCTCTTCCCGGGCCTTGgatgcagcctcctcgaccgacACGGTCCGCTCCCTCAACAGCGTAGCCTCTTCCACCGCtttcctcgaggcctcccgagCTTCGGCCAGAGCggactccctctccttcttctcctcctcgagtgccaaCAGCTCcttgtaagccttgaggagtttctcctgcgattCCAGGAGGTGGTCCTTGAGgagagggagttgctcccagccgcccctcGTCGCATGGATAAAGcttgacttgatgcgggaggtctctttcagatcctgcGAGCCAGTAGTGGAACAGTAAGAACATAAAACCAAAATGTCCTACGATAACTAATGCCCAAAgacacttacaaagtaggccggacCAAGCCCATTGTTGACGACatcggacaggagccccaccacaagcttcatctagaggcgaagctcctcgagatgctcccacttctcggcctccttccgatcgtccataAAAATATTAGGCTCGGATGGGTCGGTggaggcccggatgcggattcggtcggggcaccagttctccatctcctcctccgtgcATGCCTTAGCACCCCGGATGAGCTCGTGGACcgtctcgagcgaccccccatGACGTAAAAATAGGTCGATAAGGGAGGGGaatcgcccgtcgtcatccactgtCTTCTAGGTCCCGGTCTCGTTGGTAGCGTCACCACCCGACGTCCCggcctcatcctcctcagagggttTGTGGTCCTCCCACGGCCGTCGCTCTCAGAGAAATCTGGGAGCAATCCCCTCGATGCCGTAGACCGtgcccttgatctcggactggGGGTCCaccggggtgcgcatcatgcaagcaagcgccaccacgccaTCCGCCCGCCCTGGCTCCGCCGAGATAGAAGCGGGCACTCCTGGACGGAGCCATGCCGGGGTCGGCGGACCATAGACCGGTAGACCCTACTCCCCGGTCTCAGGCTCTTACGGCATTGGCCGCACTGGCTAGGGCGGACTGCATGGTGGTGGCTCGAGCAGCGCTTCCAACTGCTggctcctctgctgctgctgctcctggagctccCGCAGCTCCTGCTGCCAATCCTGCTCtagcagctcctcgagctgggCTCCTTCTAGCCGCCGCACctcctctccttctccttcctgttGCAGCTTCTGCTGCCCCTCCTGCAGCTGTTGCTGTGTCTCCCGCTCGTGTtcttcctctcctctcttcctctgctcctcgacggagtgaagcccgatgggccaaggcgtccgcttcgcgacgggagaagcctcgacctcctcgtccatgggGTAGGCGTCCTTCGAAGGCCCGTCGCCGCTGGACTTATtgtgataggatccccctcgaccccagatcgtggaggctcgggggctccctcctgctcttggGGGCGAGGCACCTCGACCCGCTTCGGCGATGGTGGGGTGGACTCCCCCACCAATGGACGAGGCGGGGCACCTTCGACACCAGTCGACGGCCGAGgatcggaggagcctgtaaGCACTCAAAAGCAAGAAGTCAGTCGCCATGATGATCGACATAAGGGCAACACGACTCCCATGATGACAGGAATGAACCGCTAACCTGAGTCTTTGGACGCTGCTCCCACcttaagcctcttggccatcgagggctgggcctgttcgagcgtccgcttcaacctgaggagaGAGGAACAAGCGTAAGAGAAGCCGTTACCCGAGAAAATGCAAAGACATCGGAAGGTGAGAATCACAACGTTGAAaatcttaccccacaggaaggGTGACCCGCCTATCGGTCCCTCGACCagcaggcctcgagccaccccgtgtCGAGGCTCCGGGCCCCTCGCGAGCGGGCGCCAGTCTCAGCTCGGTGTCTCCCGCCTGGCCAGCACCTGGACTGGTACTCCCGCGATCCATCTCCCCCTTACTcgtggccgcggcgcgaccacgtgTCAGCGGCCCCGTCGCCAGGGACTTAACCCGGTGGCCCGCCTTAGACGCGggaggaggttgggggcgcGGGACGGTCCGACCTGGTGCAGGCTCTGAGGGAGTGTCGGCGCGGGAGCGGTGTGGAGATGACTCCCTCTGTTGACTCTCATGAGACGCGCTTGGCGCCCCCATTGGGACTCCCGTCCGCGAGACGTCGACGCCGATCTGAGgcaggccctcgaggatccgatcgagacgagacgccatcccctcggagtcgtcgtcgTCACCATCGCCACCGTCGTCCccattgggggattcttctgCCTGGACTTCGCTCGACAAGTCTCCAATGCTTGTCACGCgagatttttcttcttctcccccttcttttccAAGTCCTTTACGGACTTTAGCTTCTCCGCGGACTCGCGCCTCTTGTCACGATCCACGTCGTCATCCTTCACTGAAGGCTTTGAGGACCGAGCGTCGATCGGTCCCTACACGAGCAAAGATAAGTCTTAAAAGTGGTCGAAGAAAATCGAGAATCGAAACCATACATAGGAAAAGGacttaccaggtcgatcgatccttgatcgggcctcatagggaagccgtcgACGTGCTCAGGCTGAAAGTCGCCTGCAATGGACGACCTGACTCTAGCGGCGACCTCATCGTCCGCGGGCGCTTCAttagacatccggcaagcctcgaggGCGCGAGAcgggacgccagggcccatctcgtccatcctcaacgcccgagacatcaatgggagcACTCGTCGGTGATGTACGGCGGAAAGGACGAGTGCGGCAGTCAAGCCCTCCTCacgcagcttcttcagggcgtcgagaatGGGGTCGAGCCGCGGCTGGTGGGCTTGGACAACGCCGTAACTCTAGTGGCccgggcgctccgagatcaagcaCCCGTTGTAGGCGGGGAAGaggttgttgacactagctaacaccacttagatactaggttgtcatccccagcatggtgccagagtatacaaaggtatttataaatgtaaaggctctctagaaattaatttattctatccgcaagcgcacagataaaacacctcattgtagcatttcaccaggataagtattccaggtatcattatttataattttgcttaagagaacaaaagggatgaaattaaattaaggacaaaatctatcaaggcatatactagagataaacttgcaagaacatgattactaatgagaaactcgtcacacagtcacttactttagcagggggtaaaccataaagataatgataatgaattatatgttcaagggataaataacacagcgattagaaaatagactactcctcatatatgtaggtgatgtcggattagccagagaatggattctaaattatctactatctactaagtcataatctactctagttaactacaagatcatgtatagtataaaagactcttcattcatgtataaggaacattactaaagtaaatcagagcatcgcaagacttactccacaataccagttctgcctatcctatcaatggagggtggactatataagaatcaacgaagctgtcactatgcgaactaccacacaacctagCCAATAGGACACATTTGCagttaaataacatctaagcaccacgctcacatgtgatctatcacctaactccctcgcgtcaagagctaagcgctttgcaaacttatacataaactcattatcaatcataactatatcaaatatagaactagagcaaactaagagcataataattagagacataatgcaattagaataaagaattagagaaagatatgaataataccaatctttattaccgaagatatgaatccagagcgtagtgctctacttctctaattgctatctaatcaaacctctaaacttgaaggattagggagtagctaattctaattctctgtgggagagaagctctaaaccctaagtttgatggctacctctgaataatgatttcttttcttctcctctctcctccaggggtggagaggccttggttttatagtcctttcaagtgaatttgggtcgttggatcaaaccgactttgattgtatggtttagattgatccttcaGGTCGGTGGAtcgtagtcccgaaagagagtcctgatccaactcctggccagggggagcgcccaaggggggtgggcgggcgccttgcccccgagcccgatcgtcttccgcttccttcccgtggcttctggagtcatctagattgaggaaaattgtgcggcacattattatctcattgtaaacatgacatgtgggccttctctccatattctctgataaccccctgcagaaatagataaacaccaaagctcgtggaattctgtcacataaaaccctaattctagatgtttggtgcatatagatccttttccatgtttatctgatggttaaatttagtacttaaggactgtcaacaaactcccccaagcttaccctttgctcgtccctgagcaaatagctaaactcagatggatcaggagttgcttcaatgttttctttcctgacaggcacacatgcttttataaaatttcttccagattagagtgaagtgttatggaacttagtacctgcacttaagtcttaaatatttgaaaaacaaaatagttaagtcaagcagtATTCCTCctatctatacttcacctttgttccagagtttttcataagttttcaaaataaaactcagagttcccagcaataatctctcaagtctctctatatgtggtatttgtggatccttaccaaaatgtcacttacctatagctaatggaatatttaagtggagctcataggagtgaaaaacagctcatacatatgttgtctaatcgagccatggatccaaaggaactcagcatataattaaatcaaaatgtgcatgtgtggtggagtaaatgatagtaatggtaataatatgataataaaacttagctctcattgctcctcatattgctatctcttctcttctttgatctttgctttgggagaacatgggctatctctttctttttttctctttttttttcaggtgggtagtaaatacccctaattctactgtcggacacttgtccattttttccgctcaagtgggcatctttgtacccctaattctacttcggacacttgtccatttttacctctcgtctcactctttttttctttcttttttcgaggttccgggcacttgcccctttttatttcctcgcatatttttgcataacccatgcctcttccgcATTAAATCTTttcagagagagagaataacaatatttgggacagtgagtgataatatttttagcaattttaatgaatagtgatggatggtgtagtagatgtgtgcaagtgaatatcttaatttaaccacatgaaaagctcccaaGGGTCTCCACAGCTCgatcaatgtgaatataagatattatagcaagtatggctgtggtaggtagtttgttatgctaggaactcatcatatgatttgtaagttttcaaaataaatctccagaacttagtgtagtaggaacaagataaacagtagcttaactttatattatgcctttcttttacctagactttagttttatgcttcccaaacatagtaatttcagttttagtaattcctggaagaacttcaATATAAAAGCtaagtacttgaaagtaagtaaacagagcaactgttcatcatttccatcatgtatctttttggtctttttatttttctagagattaaacttagcagataaataaagcacacttatctacatacgctttttattttgttttcatgtttacagaatgcagtaatttaaagcaagaaaatatttattgggttttctaagtttttctctttaagataaaatactaaaatagaaaagaataaataagaagagcaaataaaaacttacttgataaattggggagggactcccccaagctggatgttgatgtcggtcttacccgatattCCAGAACctcatcatggttgtgatgttgtcgttcattgttgttgtatcttgtctcagctcttctattgcagtggcgtggtccagGTTCCATTTTTGCTactcttccaggagtcgtccatgttctgcttgcgtattctggatgtcgaggagagtgttgtcggtacgggtgaagaaagcgccgacctcttgatagtagtcattcgtgaaagcgtaagaGGCGTcgaagtatcgtcctgcatcgaattgaggcggaggtctggatcctgaagctccatatggatcagtggagtacctgcccgtttgaaaaggcgggtttgtccactggtgatcttggctctccggccaggtctcctctgttggttcttgtggttgcgcatgacgaacccatgggtctggaaggactcgggggttgtagtcgcgataatgcaggtgcgctgcttcttctggtccgggatcagctccataccaggtgtgttctcgatgggtggtcatcctttcagatgccactcgttgtggagctctctcattcaccggtgttgctgcaatctcaatcaaaaaattttgaacaacgtagaggccaaggttcgggttaggtaaccgaatcttgcctttatcatcatatagcatatacattatattcccctctttctttaacatctgaGCCTGTCTAAATgtttcatagccatgataaattcttaactcatctatgaagtccaaagacgagttttctagtaaatgaagattaaaggctagacgagtgataagtgaagtacatcctactggtctctgaagactaggtacactaagccaatgaaaaactaaaagtgtaacaggtgaagtgggtactttattaatagtagcatataaaagttgtaaatctcctactcttactttcctaatgtcatcacgatagaaaagattgtacccaagccatttgtggaacatcctaagagtggggcgTTCCATGTCACTAGTTCGG
Protein-coding sequences here:
- the LOC110436420 gene encoding cilia- and flagella-associated protein 251-like, with the translated sequence MAKRLKVGAASKDSGSSDPRPSTGVEGAPPRPLVGESTPPSPKRVERKRGEEEHERETQQQLQEGQQKLQQEGEGEEVRRLEGAQLEELLEQDWQQELRELQEQQQQRSQQLEALLEPPPCRVPASISAEPGRADGVVALACMMRTPVDPQSEIKGTDLKETSRIKSSFIHATRGGWEQLPLLKDHLLESQEKLLKAYKELLALEEEKKERESALAEAREASRKAVEEATLLRERTVSVEEAASKAREEDAFYKDAAADLDKEKVLIKADLASALEAFQEMKVECVKGEIARSATEEAKNKALEDLEAEQARSRRLSDDVDCLKRALLEKDGAIV